A section of the Terriglobia bacterium genome encodes:
- the pstA gene encoding phosphate ABC transporter permease PstA produces the protein MRSRSLRYWWREFVDRAATVTAMLAVIAVLTPLLAIFGYLVIKGIGSLNWAFLTQTPKPVGEAGGGMGNAIVGSGIILGIASLIGVPLGIGSGIYLSEYGRHRFGNVLRFTADVLNGVPSIVIGIVVYGLVVIKQKHFSAFAGGIALGIMMIPTISRATEEVMLMVPNSIREAALGLGISRWRSTLSITLRTATSGVITGVMLAFARVAGETAPLLFTAFGNQFWSLKPNQPTAALPLQIFVYAISPFDEWHRQAWAGALVLIALIVASVAMVRLIASRGVLRGAA, from the coding sequence ATGCGCAGTAGATCCCTGCGGTACTGGTGGCGGGAGTTCGTCGACCGCGCGGCGACGGTGACTGCGATGCTGGCCGTCATTGCCGTGCTCACGCCGTTGCTGGCCATCTTCGGCTACCTTGTTATCAAGGGCATCGGGTCGCTGAACTGGGCTTTTCTGACCCAGACGCCGAAGCCGGTCGGAGAAGCGGGCGGCGGGATGGGCAATGCCATCGTCGGTTCGGGGATCATCCTGGGCATCGCGTCGTTGATCGGCGTCCCGCTGGGGATCGGTTCGGGCATCTATCTCTCGGAGTACGGCCGCCACCGCTTCGGCAATGTATTGCGCTTCACGGCCGACGTTCTGAACGGCGTGCCGTCGATCGTGATCGGGATAGTGGTCTACGGCCTGGTGGTGATCAAGCAGAAGCACTTCTCGGCATTCGCCGGCGGCATCGCGCTGGGGATCATGATGATCCCGACCATCAGCCGGGCGACCGAGGAGGTGATGCTGATGGTGCCGAACTCGATCCGCGAAGCCGCGCTGGGGCTGGGCATCTCGCGCTGGCGCTCGACGCTTTCGATCACGCTGCGGACGGCCACGTCGGGAGTCATCACCGGCGTGATGCTGGCGTTCGCGCGCGTGGCGGGGGAGACCGCGCCGCTGCTGTTCACCGCGTTCGGAAATCAGTTCTGGAGCCTGAAGCCGAACCAACCAACCGCCGCGTTGCCGCTGCAGATCTTCGTGTACGCGATCTCGCCGTTCGACGAGTGGCACCGCCAAGCGTGGGCGGGCGCACTGGTGCTGATCGCGCTGATCGTGGCCAGCGTGGCCATGGTGCGTCTCATCGCCAGCCGCGGCGTTCTGCGGGGAGCTGCCTGA